The Claveliimonas bilis genome window below encodes:
- a CDS encoding TraX family protein: MKQYFAGSTLKIVAVLSMLIDHIGQIILKNGIVLNAPYSVFTDKEFAILLSAVNICHIIGRIAFPIFCFLLAEGFLHTHNIKRYMLNLGAFAIVSEPVYDLGFRGKLISSEAQNVLFTLLLGLIVLAVIEKSRNNIWVIVICTSDGALLARGCMLDGGYYGILLVVVFYILHDRKVIKCIAAICIMFICGLEFSPKGILDPYFLTSACSLIPIFLYNGKRGINMKYFFYIFYPAHLLVLFVITSLAVIPRL, translated from the coding sequence ATGAAACAATATTTTGCAGGAAGTACATTAAAGATAGTAGCAGTTCTATCCATGCTGATCGATCACATCGGACAGATTATCTTGAAAAATGGGATTGTGCTAAACGCTCCCTATTCTGTTTTTACGGACAAAGAGTTTGCGATTTTATTAAGTGCGGTAAATATATGCCATATTATAGGGAGAATCGCTTTTCCCATATTTTGCTTTTTGCTGGCAGAGGGATTTTTACATACTCACAATATAAAAAGATATATGTTGAACCTTGGGGCGTTTGCAATCGTTTCCGAACCTGTTTATGATCTGGGTTTCCGTGGAAAGCTGATAAGCAGCGAGGCACAGAATGTTCTTTTTACATTGTTGTTGGGACTGATCGTATTAGCGGTAATAGAAAAGTCCCGCAATAACATTTGGGTGATCGTAATTTGTACATCCGACGGTGCTTTATTGGCTCGCGGATGTATGTTGGATGGAGGATACTATGGGATTTTGCTGGTGGTAGTATTTTATATACTCCATGACAGGAAAGTGATAAAATGCATAGCTGCAATTTGTATCATGTTTATCTGCGGATTGGAATTTTCCCCGAAAGGTATTCTGGACCCTTATTTTTTGACAAGCGCGTGTTCATTGATACCGATTTTTCTTTATAACGGAAAACGTGGAATAAATATGAAATATTTTTTCTATATCTTTTATCCGGCGCATTTACTGGTTCTATTTGTGATAACATCTTTAGCTGTTATTCCGCGTTTGTAG